One Aureibacter tunicatorum DNA window includes the following coding sequences:
- a CDS encoding GAD-like domain-containing protein: MEKSYSDFLEIMGAPVYNEEVPDITLSKYKDLIKGPDDNHDIIIDIWENIGFSGYENGLFWIVNPDLYTDIVREFKEIDNRAIVFARTATGNLFLWEWVEVAKRPNIVHFNIHTRTKTYKSNSLDVFLNFDVTSNWLWEKDFYGKMEQNAVEKFKLIKHDEAAVFVPSLALGGEESRDNLQLQKLLPHLFILAQL; the protein is encoded by the coding sequence ATGGAGAAGTCATATAGTGATTTTTTAGAAATAATGGGTGCCCCAGTTTATAATGAAGAGGTGCCTGATATTACTTTGTCTAAATACAAAGACTTAATTAAAGGACCTGATGATAATCATGATATAATAATTGATATATGGGAAAACATAGGTTTTTCAGGATATGAAAATGGGTTATTTTGGATTGTCAACCCCGATCTATACACTGATATAGTAAGAGAATTTAAAGAAATAGACAATAGAGCTATAGTGTTTGCAAGAACTGCTACAGGTAATCTTTTTTTATGGGAATGGGTAGAAGTTGCTAAAAGACCAAATATTGTTCATTTCAATATACATACAAGGACAAAAACGTATAAAAGTAATAGCTTAGATGTTTTTTTAAATTTTGATGTTACATCAAATTGGTTATGGGAAAAGGATTTTTATGGAAAAATGGAACAAAATGCAGTTGAAAAATTCAAATTGATAAAACATGATGAAGCCGCAGTATTTGTTCCTTCATTAGCTCTGGGAGGAGAAGAATCAAGAGATAATTTACAATTGCAGAAGCTATTACCTCACCTTTTTATACTTGCTCAATTATAA